One window of the Procambarus clarkii isolate CNS0578487 chromosome 89, FALCON_Pclarkii_2.0, whole genome shotgun sequence genome contains the following:
- the LOC123773223 gene encoding alpha-L-fucosidase-like produces the protein MQQVNTYQPEVIWSDGDWEIEDWYWNSTKFLAWLFNDSPVKDTVVVNDRWGRGIRCHHGSFYNCDDHYNPGVLQPHKWENCMTLDRGSWGYRRNAPVVAYRTIHDVITELAQTISCGGNILINAGPTYDGRIPPIMEERLRQLGSWLDINGDAVYDSTPWTHQNDSVTPGVWFTSKGETVYALVLSWPRGNLLTLGSVLPTPETSISILGYHDNDIRRNLQFKFVKKGMQVVFPPMSDMSSQWAWVLAMSKVKPVKQTFPPPTVMSWLTAP, from the exons ATGCAACAGGTGAACACCTACCAGCCGGAGGTGATCTGGTCAGATGGTGACTGGGAGATTGAAGACTGGTACTGGAACTCCACCAAGTTCCTGGCGTGGCTCTTCAACGACTCCCCCGTCAAGGACACCGTTGTGGTCAACGACAGATGGGGAAGAGGAATTCGGTGTCATCACGGCTCCTTCTATAACTGCGACGATCACTACAACCCGG gggtCCTTCAGCCTCACAAGTGGGAGAACTGCATGACTCTGGACCGAGGCTCTTGGGGCTACCGACGCAACGCACCAGTAGTAGCCTATCGCACCATCCACGACGTCATCACAGAGCTCGCACAGACCATCAGCTGCGGCG GCAACATATTAATCAACGCGGGACCCACATACGACGGCCGCATCCCACCCATCATGGAGGAGAGACTGAGGCAACTGGGCTCCTGGCTTGACATCAATGGTGATGCCGTGTATGATTCAACACCGTGGACACACCAGAACGACAGTGTCACTCCTGGAGTATG GTTCACCAGTAAGGGGGAGACGGTGTACGCCCTGGTGCTGTCGTGGCCCCGAGGCAACCTACTGACTTTGGGCTCCGTCCttcccacaccagagactagcatctccatCCTTGGCTACCATGACAACGACATTAGACGCAACCTCCAG ttcaagTTTGTGAAGAAAGGGATGCAAGTGGTGTTTCCTCCCATGTCTGACATGAGCAGTCAGTGGGCGTGGGTGTTGGCCATGTCAAAAGTGAAGCCTGTCAAGCAGACCTTTCCCCCGCCAACTGTCATGTCCTGGCTCACCGCCCCTTAA
- the LOC138359203 gene encoding circumsporozoite protein-like, protein MCPDTCVEQESCNVCLPVKRRGAGKAGGSQWWSGGREEASGGAGAGRRPAVRWSGPGGGQRSGGAGREEASGGAGREAASGGADREAASGGAGREEASGGAGREAASGGAGREAASGGAGREEASGGAGREAASGGAGREEASGGAGREAASGGAGREEASGGAGREEASGGAGREAASGGAGREEASGGAGREEASGGAGREAASGGAGREEASGGADREEASGGAGREEASGGADREAASGGAGREEASGGADREEASGGAGREEASGGAGREAASGGADREEASGGAGREAASGGADREEASGGAGREEASGGAGREAASGGADREEASGGAGREEASGGAGREAASGGADREEASGGAGREEASGGAGREEASGGAGREEASGGAGREEASGGAGREEASGGAGREEASGGAGAGRRPAVERAGRRPAVEQAGRRPAVERVWQLTVTHLHHPGDYPAL, encoded by the exons ATGTGCCCAGACACATGTGTAGAGCAAGAATCATGCAATGTGTGTCTTCCTGTGAAAC gtAGGGGAGCAGGCAAGGCGGGAGGAAGCCAGTGGTGGAGCGGGGGCCGGGAGGAGGCCAGCGGTGGAGCGGGGGCCGGGAGGAGGCCAGCGGTCCGGTGGAGCGGGCCGGGAGGAGGCCAGCGGTCCGGTGGAGCGGGCCGGGAGGAGGCCAGCGGTGGAGCGGGCCGGGAGGCGGCCAGCGGTGGAGCGGACCGGGAGGCGGCCAGCGGTGGAGCGGGCCGGGAGGAGGCCAGCGGTGGAGCGGGCCGGGAGGCGGCCAGCGGTGGAGCGGGCCGGGAGGCGGCCAGCGGTGGAGCGGGCCGGGAGGAGGCCAGCGGTGGAGCGGGCCGGGAGGCGGCCAGCGGTGGAGCGGGCCGGGAGGAGGCCAGCGGTGGAGCGGGCCGGGAGGCGGCCAGCGGTGGAGCGGGCCGGGAGGAGGCCAGCGGTGGAGCGGGCCGGGAGGAGGCCAGCGGTGGAGCGGGCCGGGAGGCGGCCAGCGGTGGAGCGGGCCGGGAGGAGGCCAGCGGTGGAGCGGGCCGGGAGGAGGCCAGCGGTGGAGCGGGCCGGGAGGCGGCCAGCGGTGGAGCGGGCCGGGAGGAGGCCAGCGGTGGAGCGGACCGGGAGGAGGCCAGCGGTGGAGCGGGCCGGGAGGAGGCCAGCGGTGGAGCGGACCGGGAGGCGGCCAGCGGTGGAGCGGGCCGGGAGGAGGCCAGCGGTGGAGCGGACCGGGAGGAGGCCAGCGGTGGAGCGGGCCGGGAGGAGGCCAGCGGTGGAGCGGGCCGGGAGGCGGCCAGCGGTGGAGCGGACCGGGAGGAGGCCAGCGGTGGAGCGGGCCGGGAGGCGGCCAGCGGTGGAGCGGACCGGGAGGAGGCCAGCGGTGGAGCGGGCCGGGAGGAGGCCAGCGGTGGAGCGGGCCGGGAGGCGGCCAGCGGTGGAGCGGACCGGGAGGAGGCCAGCGGTGGAGCGGGCCGGGAGGAGGCCAGCGGTGGAGCGGGCCGGGAGGCGGCCAGCGGTGGAGCGGACCGGGAGGAGGCCAGCGGTGGAGCGGGCCGGGAGGAGGCCAGCGGTGGAGCGGGCCGGGAGGAGGCCAGCGGTGGAGCGGGCCGGGAGGAGGCCAGCGGTGGAGCGGGCCGGGAGGAGGCCAGCGGTGGAGCGGGCCGGGAGGAGGCCAGCGGTGGAGCGGGCCGGGAGGAGGCCAGCGGTGGAGCGGGGGCCGGGAGGAGGCCAGCGGTGGAGCGGGCCGGGAGGAGGCCAGCGGTGGAGCAGGCCGGGAGGAGGCCAGCGGTGGAGCGGGTCTGGCAACTGACcgtcacccacctccaccaccctggtgatTACCCAGCCTTGTGA